Part of the Cyclopterus lumpus isolate fCycLum1 chromosome 16, fCycLum1.pri, whole genome shotgun sequence genome, AAGAGAAAAAGGATCTCTGCATGATCGTTTGGATGAACAGTTGCTACATACAGAGATATTTCAATCAAAATGGCTGCAACACACAGTTTTAAATGGAGGTAAACCTGAAGGAAAAGAATGATGCTCTGGGAAATGCAGCTTGGATTATTCAAACATTGCCTCATAGTTGACTAAAAGGGCTTTGAGATCTCAACCTTAGTATCACCCGCAGCttgctctcctcttcctccaaaCGCACGGAAAGAACCAGAGGCCCCAGCGATGGATCCACTGCTGTGAATGAGTGATGGTACTAAAGGGAACAAAAGATAACAAAACACCAGTCCAGGAAAGATCATACATTCCTCGAGACGAAGTCTGCTTACTCGCGAGCTGAAGATCTCGTGGTAGATTTTGgcctccccgtctctctccatGATGTCATAGCTCTCTGGCTCGAGGCCGTGCTGGGATGAGGTGGGACTCGCATCTGCAAGCCTCTCCAGAGGGGGGTCTATCCAGTAGCCCCCCAGCTTCGGAGAGAGGATGAGCGGCAGGTCTCCACCTATCGTCAGAAGCTGAGACTAAAATAGACACAAAGGAGcacctgatgatgatgagggtCTGTCGTTTCTGTTGTTTGGGGAAACAAATGTCATGGCGTTCACAGAAAGGTCGGTGGCAGCCCACCCTAATGGGATCAAACCTGTATACTGAGTCGACTGTGTCTTTAATTATCAGACTAACCTTCAGAGGAAGAGGGAATGCACACCGCTGCTCATCGATCCTGCTGCCCTGATGGACAAGGGGAGTATTGATAAGATGATAATAAAGTTATCTGAACACAAGCACTACACAAGATCAATCGTGCTGTAACTCACCTGCAGCTTTTCAATGATTTCAAACAGCTCTGTGTCCTGATGCGAACAACAGGCAACAGATGTCAGACACaaatgcagacagagagaaagggaaggaggaacGTGGGGGAGGAAGAGCAACATGACAAATGATTCAGATGCGAATGGAAACTTCTCAGAAATGCCGGATATTTAAATAGATTATATTTGATTAGAAACAGACGGGAAGATGCACGTTGGAAATGATAATTCTATCACCCTCTGGTTGCTGCTCGCAGAGAGGAAAGGCTGTCTGTCACTAGGAGGAGAGTCCAGGATGTCCAGTATGTTGTCCTCTGCAGATTCAGGTCTGCAGCAACAGGTTAATTAACAGCGCATCATCACTACTCATTCAGTTCTTAATTTATACAATAAAGCTTGAGCTCGAAACAACTGCTGATGTTTGATGCCAAAACAAAACCTCACCTCGTCTCGTCCCCACATGTGAATCTGTCCACACTGTAAACAAGGAAGTGAGAACTACTCGGAGAAGAAAGCGGATCATCTTACATAGACAAGATCAACTCTATCTAAACAATGATGTAATTAATCATTCAGTACATGTAGCTACTCAATTGACTTGAACATATCAGTCGTAATTTGAGACCACTCACCCTCCTCCATATGCCCCGAAAGTGAAACTTCTCTTTCTTTGGAAAGACATGTcattcctctcttctctctccatgGCGTTGGTTTCACTGTGAATGTTTTTACATGCCAGTTTGCGACCGAGTCAAATCAGGTCTGGGAAAGGTTGGATTAATTCCCTCTATCATTCTGtcactcctccctctctctgccccctGCCTCTCACTCATTTAAGcttccctttcctccctctgtcctgctGTCAGCCAGAAGCATTAACCCGCTCATGGTCACACAGGTGAAGTAGATGCCATGAACCATAGAGCGGACACTGTCTGGCGGCTTCATGCCATCGATCCTCCTGCTTTAACAAACTCGCATGGTGGTTTCTCGGCCTGACTGCACTTAAAGATAgacttgtaaataaataaatcaatgggGGAGACATTTTCTCCCGGACCTGTTACCCTTTGAGTCAGTAAGGAGCATCAATTattgacaacacacacagtgaatgtGAGGAGGTACACagcaggggagggggagagagagagagagagagagagagagagagagagagagagagagagagagagagagagggagagggagagggagagggagagagagagggagagggagagggagagggagagagagagggagagggagagggagagggagagggagagagagggagagggagagggagagagagggagagagagggagagagagagggagagggagagagagagagagggagagggagagagagagagagagggagaggagtggaCATTTAAATGGTGTCCCACATGATACAAATTGCATGTCCTTACATTGCAGTGTACACTTACAGTTAGATGGTTCAGCGGGTCACCAGATAAATGTGAAGGGCGGTGAGATGATTAAtgggacaacaaagacaaaaaaaaaagttcagcaACACCAACTTCTTCTTTTGGACTGCGAGTTTCAGATTTATACATGTTCATGAAATATTAGAGAATTTGACCGGTTTTAACTAAAGGCTCTTCAATCATGGAGCCTGTCAAAGTTCTCCTGAAGTTGGCAGTGACAACTATCAGCGCCATCGAGTCACAGCGAAATGGACCGTTCgtaatgcacttttaaaaggtAAAACGTTTAAAGAAAGATATTTTATATTATCAGCTAAACTGATTTGATAACGGTACACAATAATGATGAAGAGAGATATTTTTGTGGCATTTGAGACTTCTAGACATTGAGCAAAATGTAACATAGGGTTGAATTATTTTAGGTGTCTATATCAGCACCTTTTTATTAATGGATATGGGAGAGGGAAGTTGGAGGACCTTGTAAGATTGTGAGGAGGCAATTTTGAAATATCAATCAAACTAGACTAACTAGAGAATGATACTACAAAAAGTAATATACTACTGTATTACATAAATACTCACACTACACATGTATTCTTTTACTTTATTATGTAGGTAATGTTAATGTATATCACCATGATGGCGCCTCAGTAATGCTGCAGGTAAGGAGGCCTGAGTTAACCTTAGTGAGATTAAAAACATAAGGTACGTTTCAAATAAGACAACAATAACATGCCAAATGTGTATAATACTGCCATATGACataaattatataatttaagTTAAATAGAGGTGAATGGAGGGTTATGGTGTTTCCTTCAATCAAGGGAACTTTCACTTTGTCAACAAGGCAGGTAACTCTAGCTGTTACACTTACTAAACCTCAAATATaagaacattttacttttaaaaaacaaaaaatgtatgtatacgtATGTCGTTgatatatatgaatattgtaaatCGTTCATTTCTTTGGCTTCTaataaagaaaaatcacaaatctgTCCCTCTGGTTATACCGATTTCTACCAATATCTACGCATGCAAATTTCCTTTTCAAGTACTTTCGGGAGCTATCTGAACTCTACATGAATCACGTGACAATCCACAATTTTGAACTCCGGTTGACGCGACCCTCTCTTTATACCTCTGTCTATAACTATCTGATGTCCACGTAAATCACGTGACGATCGAGCGTTTGGAACTGTTGACACTCCTCCCTCTGTGTGAATCCAGGTGATTGGAGACTAGACACGCCACTCAAAATGTATCATACTCTCATTGGTCAGAATCAAATACAACGAATTTTGTAGTTGCTCTGCTTGCTGCCCTGAGACCCCGCGGAAGTCGGTTGGTCGAAGGAGGACGGGATGTTGTTAACTTGTCTGAAATAGTGTGAAACACCAACACGTTTTCCGGACGTTTGTTATTCAGTTACAGAAACAGAAGAACGGTGAGAATTATTTTTGGACGGAATTGCATTTCGCCATTTTAATGCGAGAAAAAGAGGTAAAATCCGAGGTGCGCTCGCTCAGTTAGCTAGCTTAGCTTTGTGTATTAGCCATCTAGGTTTATCGTTAACTGTGATAATAACTTAACCTAACTCTTGTATTGTGACGTCTTGTTAATATAGATAATATTATAGAACTCTAGCTACATGAAGTTATTGTCTTCGCAAACTCCTCAGTGAGCTGTTCACGTGTGACGTTATACACATAACACTGGCGGTGGCTGTAAGAAGCGTGTTGTTATATAATTACGTTCAACGTTAATTGATAAGTTATTTGTGACGATGAGTGAAGGCTAGGTTATAATGTATAGTAATTTAGCGACAAGTCCGATTAAGATTGCCTAGCAACAGTGAAGCGTGCAGCCATACCGTCTCGTTGCTATCTGAAGCAATACATTGGACATATCACACAGTAACGCTGTGTGCATTAGTGAGGCGCTGGGGTTGTTGCCGTTGCCTGTCACTTCGTTAAACTTCCGTCTCATTGTTATGGAGGTTCATGTGTCTCTGTatctgtcatgtgaccagtcTGGTGGAGCACGATGTTGGAGTGTGGCATGCTGGAGCGAGACAGATGCGCTCTTCGGAGACGCTCTGCAATTCTGTGCAAACAGCTGGTGGTGGATGAGCTGCTCATTCAGTCCTTACAGGCAGACAACATCCTAACCGAAAGCATGGCAGAGAATATCATGGTATGTGAACACTGATGAATGAACATGGTCTCAATTAGAATCCTGATCACAAGCACAACATGTCAACAGATGTTCAACTGTAACTTGTGTTAGCTACCTACACCTTGAAGACACCTACTTATTAAATTGCTGTCAATAGATTGAAAAAGGTAAAGGTTTGGGTCAAGTGTGGGCCCATGGGTGAAACATGAGTTTCCAAACCTGGGAGTCGGAACCCGTAATGGGTCCCATGATAAACCTGTGTGGTCAAAAGATGATGTTGGagattgtttcttttgttgtttttatttagtaaaaCACCATATGCTGTCACTTCCACCATATTTGTAATGATCCCAAATCACTCTTTCTCCTAAATGGTTCACATTCATGTCCACACAAATAacttaattgattaattgatgaGGTCACAATCAGATAGTGTTTAATTTGAAAGGGTCACTAGCCAATCAGTTGGGATCCACAACCTGAATTTTGGTTCATATGTGTAAAGTTACAAAAAGGCCAACATTAAAAATGATTGCCAAACACAAAGCCTTCAGTTTTGAAACACTTGGAAATGCATGTGATTTACCCTGGCTGACATTACTGGTTACCAGATAAGCCCTTTAAATGAACAGTTTCTGGTTGAATGCATGCTAATTGTTATGACATAATTTAGTGACACTCAAATGTAAATTGCGGGCAAAgattggaaaacaaaatgtcatgatATTGGGGGCGTCAAAAATGTTCTATTAGATTTAATCTTTGTTAGTGACGTTTAgttctcctctgatctcctttACTTCAGGCTGAGCAAACATCCCAGAAACGAAGCTGGCGCTTACTACTGCTCTTACCAAAGCGGGGGCCCAGAGCCTTTAGCAGCTTCTGTTCAGCTCTGCAAGAAACTGAGCAGCAGCACCTGAACGAACTGCTCACACaatcaccagaaaaaaaaaaagatggcaaaGAGACACCGGCAGAGGTGAGTTAGCACTTCatcaaacatcacacacaacacaaagctACCGTATACACAACAGATTCCTCCCAGACTTAGTCTGTTTTGTGCTCTATTCAGCCCGAGGAAGAGCCAGTCATGCAGACAactgaaaagaagagaaaggtgAGCAGGGCGTTTATAATCCCTCAACCAAGATTACATTTTCATAAGACTCAGACAGAACAAACGCTAATGTCTGGTGAAATTTGTATTGTTGAATAGGTCTTTTTAAGGTTTCATAATTGTTAGCGCAAGTATACATGGTTACAGTTTGAAGAATAACCGTATGCTCCAGTTACACAGTCTTCCTCAGACATCTTCAATagacagagaagatgagagtgAGGTGAGCAGCACTTCATCATGCCCAGTCCAAACCTCGGATAGCTGTCTGCACTCAGAGTCACCATTCAGACGATTGGGCTCAGTCAGGGAGGAAGAcgtgaagacagagagacaggggatgaagaaaagaggaagagatatGCAGACAGATGTGAGACTCACAAACCATATCCAACTTATGTTGGACAACCAGATGGTCTGCTGAGGTAGTCAGACAGCAGGCAGGAGGTTGCCTGATAGTTAAGTAAGAAGTGCAGTTGTTTGTTTCCCAACAACAAGCAAACACTGCTTCCccagcaaaaaacaaaagccatcattttctgtcttcttttctttgtgttaagCAGCTGATGTTTTGTCATTAAGAATATGTTCATGCTTTTTAATTTCAGAGGTTTGTGGACTCTTCTCTCCCACTTCCCACCCAAGAAGTAATTGATGCCAAGAGAGCAAGGACACGTGGTGAGTGGTCTTGCAGTGTGGCCTGTATTCAGGTTAAAATATGTTTCTCTGTGTACGATGTTGTCACTTTcaatatgtttctgtttccGTGGATACATGGGGTGGTGTCTGAAGAAAATATGTCCATTATATAGACGTTTAAAAGTATAGGAGCTCGGTTGCTCTCGCGCTGTGCTACTGTCTGTACCTACAGGCGCCACACCCTGAGTGACTCATTCATAGCATTTGTGCACAAAGCTTGTTATCACATAACTGCTGGAGAGAGCGCACAACATAATTGGATCAGCAATTTAACTTGTAACAAGCAGAGTTTGTGCTcacttgtttctgtgtttctgtgtgcagCAGAGTCCATGGAGTTCAGTCTGGATACAGACAGTCCCATCAACACCCCTGTGCTCCCTTGCACTTCCGACTTTTATCTCTCACACTGCCAGCAGGTAAAATGCTTCTCTTCTCCAGGTCAGCTCAACAGGTTTGCAGTAACCTCAGTTATGTTTTGCCTGTGACCTTTTGAGAAATACTTGTCTTTAGTGTCACACCACCTATCTGCATACAAGTCTGTATAGAGCCCTCAATGCAGAGCTGAATACAATGTAGTGATTGTAAGTTGTATTAATTTGTAAAAGCAATCATAGAATAATGTAATGCGAACAAGTAAGGTTAAAGCCCTTTTATAGAGACATTTCTTAACcgtgcttttttgtttttctctctcgcaCACCAGTCTTACAGAATGAATTCATCCCCTCGTGGCTTGGCTCTGGTGATTAGTAACGTGACTTTTGATCTTTGTGCTGCGCCTGACCTTGACCCTAGGAAGGGAGGTGAAGTGGATGACGAAGTCCTCAGGAAAGTCTTCACTGAGTTGGACTACTTGGTTACAGTCCACAGAGACCTCACAGCTCAGGTAACGCAAACACCGGCGCAGGCTCAATATGTATTTACAGGATGTCATTTGAAACACAAACCattcatcttgttttgttt contains:
- the casp2 gene encoding caspase-2 isoform X4, with the protein product MLECGMLERDRCALRRRSAILCKQLVVDELLIQSLQADNILTESMAENIMAEQTSQKRSWRLLLLLPKRGPRAFSSFCSALQETEQQHLNELLTQSPEKKKDGKETPAERFVDSSLPLPTQEVIDAKRARTRAESMEFSLDTDSPINTPVLPCTSDFYLSHCQQSYRMNSSPRGLALVISNVTFDLCAAPDLDPRKGGEVDDEVLRKVFTELDYLVTVHRDLTAQGMRACIENFCRRPDHRTMDSSVVCLLSHGVEGAIYGTDGQLLQLDWVFESFDNAHCPLLQNKPKMFFIQACRGEEMDCGVEQIDGPARTCSPSCEQRDAGREGQGDANSRQRGDVGRPRIKLPQRSDMICGFASLKGTAAMRNTKRGSWFIQELNTTLRLHARDKHLADIMVQVNGHIKEREGYAPGTAHHRCKEMSEFTSSLCKDLYLFPKYQPQY
- the casp2 gene encoding caspase-2 isoform X1; the protein is MLECGMLERDRCALRRRSAILCKQLVVDELLIQSLQADNILTESMAENIMAEQTSQKRSWRLLLLLPKRGPRAFSSFCSALQETEQQHLNELLTQSPEKKKDGKETPAEPEEEPVMQTTEKKRKRFVDSSLPLPTQEVIDAKRARTRAESMEFSLDTDSPINTPVLPCTSDFYLSHCQQSYRMNSSPRGLALVISNVTFDLCAAPDLDPRKGGEVDDEVLRKVFTELDYLVTVHRDLTAQGMRACIENFCRRPDHRTMDSSVVCLLSHGVEGAIYGTDGQLLQLDWVFESFDNAHCPLLQNKPKMFFIQACRGEEMDCGVEQIDGPARTCSPSCEQRDAGREGQGDANSRQRGDVGRPRIKLPQRSDMICGFASLKGQRICTAAMRNTKRGSWFIQELNTTLRLHARDKHLADIMVQVNGHIKEREGYAPGTAHHRCKEMSEFTSSLCKDLYLFPKYQPQY
- the casp2 gene encoding caspase-2 isoform X2, encoding MLECGMLERDRCALRRRSAILCKQLVVDELLIQSLQADNILTESMAENIMAEQTSQKRSWRLLLLLPKRGPRAFSSFCSALQETEQQHLNELLTQSPEKKKDGKETPAEPEEEPVMQTTEKKRKRFVDSSLPLPTQEVIDAKRARTRAESMEFSLDTDSPINTPVLPCTSDFYLSHCQQSYRMNSSPRGLALVISNVTFDLCAAPDLDPRKGGEVDDEVLRKVFTELDYLVTVHRDLTAQGMRACIENFCRRPDHRTMDSSVVCLLSHGVEGAIYGTDGQLLQLDWVFESFDNAHCPLLQNKPKMFFIQACRGEEMDCGVEQIDGPARTCSPSCEQRDAGREGQGDANSRQRGDVGRPRIKLPQRSDMICGFASLKGTAAMRNTKRGSWFIQELNTTLRLHARDKHLADIMVQVNGHIKEREGYAPGTAHHRCKEMSEFTSSLCKDLYLFPKYQPQY
- the casp2 gene encoding caspase-2 isoform X3 encodes the protein MLECGMLERDRCALRRRSAILCKQLVVDELLIQSLQADNILTESMAENIMAEQTSQKRSWRLLLLLPKRGPRAFSSFCSALQETEQQHLNELLTQSPEKKKDGKETPAERFVDSSLPLPTQEVIDAKRARTRAESMEFSLDTDSPINTPVLPCTSDFYLSHCQQSYRMNSSPRGLALVISNVTFDLCAAPDLDPRKGGEVDDEVLRKVFTELDYLVTVHRDLTAQGMRACIENFCRRPDHRTMDSSVVCLLSHGVEGAIYGTDGQLLQLDWVFESFDNAHCPLLQNKPKMFFIQACRGEEMDCGVEQIDGPARTCSPSCEQRDAGREGQGDANSRQRGDVGRPRIKLPQRSDMICGFASLKGQRICTAAMRNTKRGSWFIQELNTTLRLHARDKHLADIMVQVNGHIKEREGYAPGTAHHRCKEMSEFTSSLCKDLYLFPKYQPQY